The following are encoded in a window of Rosa chinensis cultivar Old Blush chromosome 4, RchiOBHm-V2, whole genome shotgun sequence genomic DNA:
- the LOC112197158 gene encoding acetate/butyrate--CoA ligase AAE7, peroxisomal, translating to MVVERDIDDLPKNEANHTALTPLWFLERAAVVHPTRKSVVHGSRHYTWLQTYQRCRRVASALNNHSVGLGSTVSIIAPNVPALYEAHFGIPMAGAVLNTVNVRLNASTVAFLLGHSSSVVVMVDQEFFTLAEEALKIWAEKSKGQYKPPLLIVIGDESLDPKGLKYALGRGAIEYEKFLETGDPEYAWQPPKDEWQSIALGYTSGTTASPKGVVLHHRGAYLMSLSGGLVWGMNEGAVYLWTLPMFHCNGWCYTWALAAFCGTNICLRQVTAKAVYSAIHKYAVTHFCAAPVVLNTIVNAPEDDTILPLPHVVHVMTAGAAPPPSVLFAMSQRGFKVTHTYGLSETYGPATVCAWKPEWDSLPPETQARLNARQGVRYIGLERADVLNPRTMEPVPADGKTVGEIMMRGNLVMKGYLKNPKANEETFANGWFHSGDLAVKHPDSYIEIKDRSKDIIISGGENISSVEVENILYQHPAILEVSVVARPDEKWGETPCAFVTLKQSVNKSDEKRVAEDIMKFCREKMPAYWVPKSVLFGPLPKTATGKIQKHLLRTKAKELGPVKMVSKL from the exons ATGGTGGTGGAGCGAGACATAGACGATCTGCCGAAGAACGAGGCGAACCACACGGCATTAACGCCGCTGTGGTTTCTGGAGAGAGCAGCTGTGGTGCACCCCACCAGGAAATCGGTGGTCCATGGATCTCGTCACTACACGTGGCTCCAGACTTACCAGCGCTGCCGTCGTGTGGCCTCCGCCCTCAACAACCACTCCGTCGGCCTCGGTTCCACG GTATCAATAATTGCACCAAATGTTCCAGCCCTTTATGAAGCACATTTTGGAATTCCAATGGCAGGAGCTGTGTTAAACACTGTCAATGTCCGTCTAAATGCATCGACCGTTGCTTTCCTTCTTGGTCATTCATCATCTGTAGTTGTGATGGTGGATCAAGAATTTTTCACCTTAGCTGAGGAGGCTTTGAAGATTTGGGCAGAGAAAAGCAAAGGCCAATACAAGCCTCCACTCTTAATTGTCATAGGTGATGAAAGCTTGGATCCTAAGGGACTCAAATATGCTCTGGGAAGAGGCGCCATTGAATATGAGAAATTCTTGGAAACTGGTGACCCTGAGTATGCCTGGCAACCACCAAAGGATGAGTGGCAGAGTATTGCTTTGGGTTATACTTCCGGAACAACAGCCAGCCCTAAGGGGGTGGTGTTGCACCATCGTGGGGCTTATTTGATGTCTTTAAGTGGTGGTCTTGTCTGGGGGATGAATGAAGGAGCTGTATATCTTTGGACTCTACCCATGTTCCATTGCAATGGTTGGTGTTACACTTGGGCACTTGCAGCTTTTTGTGGGACAAACATATGCCTTCGACAG GTTACAGCCAAGGCAGTCTATTCAGCAATACACAAGTATGCTGTGACTCACTTTTGTGCTGCACCCGTGGTGCTCAACACCATTGTCAATGCTCCAGAAGACGATACCATCCTTCCTCTCCCTCATGTTGTACACGTAATGACAGCTGGTGCTGCTCCTCCACCTTCTGTTCTCTTTGCAATGTCCCAAAGGGGGTTCAAAGTCACCCACACTTATGGTCTATCCGAAACTTATGGCCCCGCCACAGTATGTGCATGGAAGCCTGAGTGGGACTCCCTTCCCCCTGAAACCCAAGCTCGGTTAAATGCGCGTCAAGGTGTTCGGTACATTGGTTTGGAGAGAGCAGATGTTCTGAACCCTCGCACTATGGAACCTGTTCCTGCAGATGGAAAAACTGTGGGAGAGATAATGATGCGGGGAAATCTTGTAATGAAGGGTTATTTAAAGAACCCGAAGGCAAATGAGGAAACTTTTGCAAACGGGTGGTTTCATTCTGGTGATCTTGCCGTGAAACATCCAGATTCATACATAGAAATCAAAGACAGATCAAAGGACATTATCATATCGGGAGGTGAGAATATCAGTAGTGTGGAGGTAGAGAACATTCTATATCAACACCCAGCCATATTGGAGGTATCAGTGGTTGCAAGGCCAGATGAGAAGTGGGGAGAGACTCCTTGTGCTTTTGTGACATTGAAGCAAAGCGTTAATAAGTCCGATGAAAAGCGTGTGGCAGAAGATATAATGAAGTTCTGCCGGGAAAAGATGCCGGCTTATTGGGTTCCCAAATCTGTCTTGTTCGGACCATTACCAAAGACAGCTACTGGGAAGATACAGAAGCATTTGCTGAGGACAAAAGCCAAAGAGTTGGGACCTGTCAAGATGGTGAGCAAGTTATAA